The Malaclemys terrapin pileata isolate rMalTer1 chromosome 24, rMalTer1.hap1, whole genome shotgun sequence genome contains a region encoding:
- the NDUFA11 gene encoding NADH dehydrogenase [ubiquinone] 1 alpha subcomplex subunit 11 encodes MVGYWEIPEGTDCVRKAWITGRIGAALGLVGSAYHIVLIQHESVFKGVQTAATGTVTMATLGAVFGLTTCLSAHVREDPEDALNYFIGGCASGIVLGVRNHSYATGSSACFMLGLLAAFTKIGKREGWTVFGPPRL; translated from the exons ATGGTCGGCTACTGGGAGATCCCGGAGGGGACCGACTGCGTCCGCAAGGCCTGGATCACCGGCCGCATCGGGGCCGCGCTGG GCTTGGTTGGTTCGGCATATCATATTGTATTGATCCAGCATGAGTCAGTCTTTAAGGGTGTGCAAACGGCAGCTACGGGCACTGTCACAATGG CTACTTTGGGAGCAGTATTTGGATTGACCACTTGCCTCAGTGCCCATGTCCGGGAGGACCCGGAGGATGCCCTGAATTATTTCATAGGCGGTTGTGCATCAGGCATTGTCTTGGGTGTAAGAA ATCACAGCTATGCCACTGGTTCCTCAGCATGTTTCATGCTAGGACTTCTGGCTGCTTTTACAAAGATAGGCAAGCGAGAAGGCTGGACGGTATTCGGACCTCCCAGACTCTAA
- the VMAC gene encoding vimentin-type intermediate filament-associated coiled-coil protein — translation MWAPPAGQIREANAHLAALHGRVAELERRLGAAERTGRGQAESLIRKDGELRAALRELGAAKDREITALQQKLLSSEETIQKLLNVIQKKDDLIVQLKHRSHLLTKICRNRPILDNLLSYMAEGEQLSTLPGTQSDSSSPVHDEFQESNCITNQISKHKDFSLSEDDLEDQELDTSQFGTTV, via the exons ATGTGGGCGCCACCGGCCGGACAGATCCGCGAGGCCAATGCGCACCTGGCGGCGCTGCACGGGCGCGTGGCGGAGCTGGAGCGGCGGCTGGGCGCGGCCGAGCGCACGGGGCGCGGCCAGGCGGAGAGTCTCATCCGCAAGGACGGCGAGCTGCGCGCGGCGCTGCGCGAGCTGGGGGCTGCCAAGGACAG AGAAATTACTGCTCTGCAGCAGAAGCTGCTCTCATCTGAGGAGACAATTCAGAAGCTGTTGAATGTTATCCAGAAAAAAGATGACTTAATTGTACAGCTGAAGCACAGGAGTCATCTTCTGACTAAAATCTGCAGAAACCGACCCATCCTGGACAATCTTCTGTCTTACATGGCAGAAGGGGAACAGTTAAGTACCCTTCCAGGGACCCAAAGTGATTCCAGTTCTCCGGTTCATGACGAGTTCCAGGAGTCAAACTGCATCACCAACCAGATATCAAAGCACAAAGACTTCTCTCTCAGTGAAGATGACCTGGAAGATCAGGAATTGGATACGAGCCAGTTTGGGACGACAGTGTGA